In one Bosea sp. RAC05 genomic region, the following are encoded:
- a CDS encoding TetR/AcrR family transcriptional regulator — MYQFSPFSRSRKDWNPSRVRMDGSRECAPAPHDEAVTRIEQIADAALRRFARYGFKRSSMDDIAREAGLAKATIYLHFKGKDDVFRAMMARFLAQVAARCEAVMAQPLPLPDKLSALMLAHFGAGYAAFGDGEHLLELKTVMASIATREAQAFEHIFCSHATALLTQAAASGEVSLGALKAEQIVETIAHAAIGAKMGPQPSLETYQARLRQIAALAAQAVARR; from the coding sequence TTGTATCAATTCAGTCCATTCAGTAGATCGCGCAAAGACTGGAATCCGTCAAGAGTGAGAATGGACGGCTCACGAGAATGTGCCCCGGCGCCGCACGACGAGGCGGTGACCCGGATCGAACAGATTGCCGACGCGGCGCTTCGCCGGTTTGCGCGCTATGGATTCAAGCGCAGTTCGATGGACGACATCGCGCGCGAGGCCGGCCTCGCCAAGGCGACGATCTATCTGCACTTCAAGGGCAAGGACGATGTCTTCCGGGCGATGATGGCGCGGTTTCTGGCGCAGGTCGCCGCCCGCTGCGAAGCCGTGATGGCGCAGCCCCTGCCCCTTCCCGACAAGCTTTCAGCGCTGATGCTCGCGCATTTCGGCGCAGGCTATGCCGCTTTCGGCGATGGCGAACATCTGCTCGAGCTCAAGACGGTGATGGCGAGCATCGCGACGCGGGAAGCGCAGGCTTTCGAGCACATCTTCTGCAGCCATGCGACGGCGCTCCTGACGCAAGCGGCCGCCTCGGGAGAGGTCTCGCTGGGAGCGCTCAAGGCCGAACAGATCGTCGAAACGATCGCCCACGCGGCGATCGGCGCGAAGATGGGGCCGCAGCCGTCGCTGGAAACCTATCAAGCGAGGCTGCGCCAGATTGCGGCGCTTGCGGCCCAGGCCGTGGCGAGGCGGTAA
- a CDS encoding (2Fe-2S)-binding protein produces MAHTLTVNGRTHSVDVDDDTPLLWAIRDNLGLTGTKFGCGIAQCGACTVWIDGQPVRSCVTPVSAVDGKVTTIEALDSKEARAVQAAWDTIDVPQCGYCQSGQVMSAVALLKDNPKPSDSDIDAAMNGNICRCATYARIRTAIHAAARTLEG; encoded by the coding sequence ATGGCCCATACACTCACCGTCAATGGACGCACCCACAGCGTCGATGTCGACGACGACACGCCCCTGCTCTGGGCGATCCGGGACAATCTCGGCCTGACCGGCACCAAATTCGGCTGCGGTATCGCCCAATGCGGCGCCTGCACGGTCTGGATCGACGGGCAGCCCGTGCGATCCTGCGTGACGCCCGTCTCTGCGGTCGATGGCAAGGTGACGACGATCGAGGCGCTCGACAGCAAGGAGGCGAGGGCGGTCCAGGCTGCCTGGGACACAATCGACGTGCCGCAATGCGGCTATTGCCAGTCCGGCCAGGTGATGAGCGCGGTGGCCCTGCTCAAGGACAATCCCAAGCCCAGCGACAGCGACATCGACGCCGCCATGAACGGCAACATCTGCCGCTGCGCCACTTACGCCCGCATCCGGACGGCCATCCACGCCGCCGCCCGCACCCTGGAGGGTTGA